A window of Cyclopterus lumpus isolate fCycLum1 chromosome 10, fCycLum1.pri, whole genome shotgun sequence genomic DNA:
ACCAGGATTTGCAAACGCAATAAAAGCTGACAGACGGGATGAAATTATGTCCcaaacacacgctcacactaTTCCTTGCATAGTGGCTGTGGAGCAATAACCTCCCACCTGAACAAATCACACACTGCTGTCCTGTACCACAGATGCCTATATATGGTCATAGCCAGGACAGGGCTGATATCATCTACAAGCCTGACAGAGATGAGCTGCCAACAAATAAAGCAAGGCGAAAGACGGGCAGTGAAAAACGCATAAGGAGAGTGTAATCTGGAGCGAACAAGGGGGTAGAGATAacgaaagaaataataaaagataatcTTGCATTCCTAGCATTGTCTCCTGCCAATTCAGCACAGCAGCCCACCCACTCATCTACGATAAAACGACCTCTAACAGGACACTGGCTAATAAGCCTTTAGAGAGTGTGTTTACtatacagtttttttattttaaggcaGTTTACTGGGGACTAATACCCAAAACAGAGAAAACgcaattatttatttcaatgtcTTTTCATCTGGCATCTTTCCATCAATTAAATCCACATGTAAACACTAGCCTCACTCATCTCAGAGAGAGCAAATAATCATTGTTAGCAGTCTAACCACTATCGTATTTCACTAATGAGCGCAATTGTCATTCATGCTGGATGAATTATAAACTGTGATTGATATTTCTTGGCAAGTGTACTTGCGAATGTGATTCTaaatgtgtgcgcgtgtgttaaCTGCAGCCAAAGGAGGGAATTTGCAGCTGTCAGTCTGGGAGGTTGGTGGAACAATAAGTAGTTTGTGCAACTGAGAGCATGACTACAAGTATGAAAACACTTGGAGGGATAAGAGAATATTACATATTTGAGTGCGTGTGCATCTGTGTTTGTCTGGAGGGGGTCGAGTTAGTGCCGCTCTTTACCCCCTCTTGGCTTCTATTCTCCACCCATATTCAACTTTCACAGCTGTTAGTTTTGGCCTTGAAAGTCACCGGTGAGTTTCGttgaacaatgaaaacaatcattGCGACTCCCCTCCCCTTTCCCCTCTAACCCACTTCCTGAGAAACAGGATGTTATAGTTTTGATATCAGAGATGAGTAAAGGGCCGCCGCGGTTACTTAAGCTCACCAAAGAAACCTTTTCCTCAACAGAACTGCTTGTACACAAAACCACGACGGCCTATAGGATATACACTCTAGTAAACCACCTACTGCTGGTTGGAGGAAGTCTttggaggtgaggtgaggtgaaaCCCCCCCGATGGCAAATATGTTGATCACACGACTACAATCAACTTCTCATTTTGCTAATATGGTTCTCAACCTATGGTTTTCTGTTCTGCTTTCATGACCTTTCACAAACAATCGTTGTGAACCCGTATGACCGAATCATCACATGAAGAGATTTTTTTAGTAAGTTATTTGATTTGTTCCCATTGTTTAACCACTccaagaaaagcagcaaaccacaagcaacaaaacaaaagattgCTAAGAAACTATGAATGACATGACCCATTGTAGTCATACCTGCTATCATGAGCCTTCATGCACTATACATGTACATCTGCTGTCCCAAACATGACGCCAACCAACAGTTATATCAGTCATAGTGCCTTATGGTCAACAAGATACACACAGCCCTCAAACATCTGATCAAGCCCTGACGCACCACAAGTCACATATCCCTATTTGATTATACAGCCATCAGTCAGCATGACTCACTCAACCCTGTCAGAAGACATCTGCGGTCATATGCCCATGTAACCAACACTGTAGCCTTTGTCAACTTAATGAAGTAAGCACGTACACCTGccatcagcaaaaaaaaaaaaaagaaccaccactgaaacacattcacatttaaaaagcacatcTGTTTGTGCGTCTCAGGGTTACATACACTGCAGTTAGCTGCTAAGTCAGTGTGATGTCACAGGCGCTGGTTTAAATTAAGCATGGCTTGTAATGAGATTGAAGCTTTAGCCCGCTAATCCACTTACCGCCCAACACATACATGATGCTGAGGTGCACgcacatacatagacacacacgttaGGCCCCTTGTGGATTAACCTGAACACCTCCAGAGAGCAGAAATAACTGCAGTTGGAGCTAGGAGCATACATCAACAATCAAATAATGACTTTATTGTAGTAGGAAAGGCTAATACATGGGTGATCTCAGCCACAGGTGGCGTTGTTAGATGTGGCACCTGCAGCACACTACACCAACCACCTCCCTGacccagtgacacacacacggtcctgAGACCCACGGGACAGACACTGTAATATATACACCTGCATGGAACCAACGTTTACGAGGAAAAGCTAGTTTATTTGTTCACCCTCAAGCTGACAGTTAAGTTTTCCCCACCCAGGCATTTTCCTACCACAACAAGTTCACACAGGACCCACCCAACAGGTTCACGAGCGGACACACTCCCAGTCCGTGTGAGAGACTACAACTGGAGGACCACCACCCTTTAAGACGGACTCAAATACACAAAACGGGCGTAAATGTGTTGCCAAACAAGTTGCGAGGTTTACAACGACCTTAAACTACCCCAATGATAACCGTCGAGGTGTGGACACCCCCTTATCGGCTTGAACTGATAAAACTGCCTGCTACCGACACAGAGGCACCGTCTACTTAGGTTTAATAAACCGGACGTTTCAATGACGATTTGCATCCACTGTACAAGTGCAACACCTCTCCTTCTGGAGCTGCTAACAGTTGATATGACGCCCGCCCTAGACTGTCGTCAATTGATTTGCTAATGTAGCATCGCAATCTAGAGCAGCGAGCAGGCAGCGTTAGCTGAAACACAGAGGCAGTAACAACACGACGTGGGTACGAAACGACTCTCGCGAACAAAGAGCAGTTGAGCATCGAGTCACTCTGTGCTCGAGCCCTCGCTACCGCCCAGATAAATCACACCGTTTCAAAACAAATCAGCCCCGAACGGTCGCTCGGCGCATGACCTGGTTTATCCGTCTCGCGACGTTAGCATCACAATAACCCACATAACCGAGTTCCAGCAGCTAGCGTTAGCACAGACTAGCCGCAAGTTAGCGTGCGCTCGGCTCAGCGGCATTTtgagaccagtggaggcgtTATTATCAGGTTCAGGCGGTGGTGTCGGGAGCTCTTTTGAATGTGGTCTACCACGTGCACGGCGAGTAACGGGAACCGGTGGTGACGGTGTGAACTTTAACGGGAGCATTGTTAGCTAACCGGAGTCGTGTTGCTGATTTGTCGATGATGTGACCACTCCTTGCCAACGCTGCAGTGCGCCCAGTGTCTGTGGCGGAAGAATAAAACTCACGGCCGCTGCTTTATCAACCTTCTGTAACATTTATGAATGAACATACCTTGCTCGTTGAACGCCTGTCCCGACCCCTTCCGGACTATTCCGTGTATATGGTGTgttctcccctccttccctggGTTCTGGGTCAAGCTCGTTAAAGACGAAGCGACATCACCGAGTTTTCGATCGAAAAGAGGGCGGGATCAACAAGCGGCCTTACCGTAAAGACGGCGCACGCAGAATCCCTTTTTTCTCACACAGGTGTTTGTCACAAGTTTTTAGACAGGCATCCAGTAGCCGGACTCGGGGTGAAGATGAACCGCGCACGGACTGATACGAGCAAGCCAGCAATTAtaaaagaggagaagggggatTTAAATGCTTCTGCAGTATGAGAATAAATAGGCTACCTCCCACAGCCTCCGCTCTCCTCCCATTCATTTCCGTATgtcgctccctctccctcaaatatacacacactgatgtcaTTTCATTGATTGCCCAAGAACAATGGCCTGAGAGGAAGCTACATTTCTTGGGGAAATACAACAGCATTCCACACCAACATGATAAAACTATTGGCACATACAACTACCACCGACCACCACATCCTCCGTGTCTGATCAGTACATAGATTCATGGTAAACTGCCTCTGCAATTACTTGATACAAATAAATCTCTATTTGGGGATCTCGGCACGACTGTAACTCAAAACGTGTTTTCTCTTGATATTACAGCAATAATTTCACTTttagtgtatttgtatttaaaaaaaatcctatcTTTATTGTTGCATCTTTGAGCGAAACCAAAGCCTAACAAGTAGGATCCCGATAAACAATACTCTTGTGTGGGTGGAAACAGGAACAATGCCAGGAATTTCCCCCAGTTTCCTCATGAGTCCCCCCACAGTGCTTCAGTATGAGTAAACATGAGTCACAATAATCACTGGGAACACAAACAATGCTGCACCCTAGAGGGGTAAAGTGACTTGTCAGACATTGAAAGCTGTgaaaaatctatatttattaataattgcATATCCAGATTAAAAATCCACACTAAATGAATGATTGGAATCAGTCTCAAACTATATGAGAAGTACAAAAGGAGCATAAGTGAGCTGCAACAGAGACAGTGGAGGTAGtttttgaaataaaacacaggtaAATGGCTATTTCCTTAAAAGACAGCTTACTATACAGTAAGCCACATATGTTTAATTGCTAATAAGTGAAAAATGTTCTGATTGATaaatcaaagtaaaacaattgtGACAGTGTATCTGGGAACTGTGTCATGTGAGAAACGTTGAAAACAGTTTAAACCCCTTAACATTAGCATTCTTGTAACATTTGTACCAAATTGTACCAGACGTTGGGCGCTAGGGCAATATATATGTGAAGCTTCTGATTTATAAACCATATCTTAACCGAATATTTTTTCCTTTAATATCTGCATCAGGCCAATCGGGCACATCAATGAGAAATATATGCCCATGTATAAATCACAATAAATACCAAAATTGTGATAATACACTATAGATTTTATCCAAGTATTTCAGAGTCATTGTCAATAATTCTGTCCGTTCCAATCTGCATGTGTTGCACGCTGAGCGTTCACATGGTTTCCTCCTGTAACCAAGTGAACGATTCCCATGGTTACATGCATTCATGTTGTCAGATAACTGAGGgtttttacaaatgtaaaaacTGTAATTCACACAATACATGTTTACTTATCTAGCATTGAGCTAGATATTGAATAATATTCAGAGTTGGTTATGTTTTTAGTCTGTatttaattacaattaaatGAAGATACTGTATATGCTCCTTGAATGATGAATAAGGCCATACGTGTGTCTGCTTTTAAGACagtttagaaaagaaaagatgaaggcaTTTTAGTTTTGCAGGTTGTTTTTCCTtgaattaaaaagtattttcacATTGAACAGAAATCCAGCTCGTTTGTGTCCCAAGGTTGAAACGCAACACACCATTGATATTACCGAGAAGTAGTAAAGCGCTATACATTTGGTGTACCTGTAGTTCCTCAAGCACATTTGACCCGTGACAGGTTCTTGAcaactacacaaacacacatgaaacacacattacCCAAATACACACTGTGGCACACATGTGTCAGTAAAATATGAAATTCCATGTTTATTCTTTATATCGCTGCATCTTTCATGGTCAGAGCACTCCGTTAGTGTTGTGTGTGATCATGTGCCTGCGCAGATTGCTGGGGTTGTTGAAGCTGGCTACGCACTGATTGCAGGTGTATGGCTTCTCTCCAGAGTGAGTCCGCAGGTGGATCTTCAGGCTGCCGTTCTGCGTGAAGCGTTTCCCACATTGCGTACAAGCGTACGGCTTCTCCCCCGTGTGAATGCGCATGTGGATGCCCAGCGTGGTCTTGTTGACGAATGACTTGCCGCAAAAGGTGCAAAGAACGGGCAACTCCCCGGTGTGACTCGCCCTGTGCACGATCAGGTCTTCTCGGCTGAGGAAGCGCTCGCCACAGAAGCTGCAGTCCAGAGATTTGCTGACGCCGTGAGGGAAGATGTTCTGCTGCTGGGCGAACTGGCTGACATGACTGGGGTGCCCCACTTGGCCATCATCTCCTACCATTTGTGTATTCATTGCAGGATTCATTGTTGTTGAAGCCATTTGGGCGGACGGATTTCGCTCGAGTTGGCAGTTTCGGTTCTCCGGCACCCCCCTCGTTGGGGCTCTGTCATTGGCACCCGTTGTGAAATTCAGGAGGCTGTCATGGGAGACGttgtggtcaggagacagagaggtaaAAGCCTGGAGTTCAGAGACAGTGAAGAGGGAGTCGCTCTCCACCAGGAGAGGCCCTTCCCCTCGTCCGTGAACACTCACGATTCTCAGCTCTTCATTATTACTTGTCAGGCAGGACTCATTCCGAGTCCCTGTGGAAACACCACCCTTCATGCTGTGGTTTCCAAAGTCGTCCTGACCTAAAAAGACCAACCACAACATGACCTTATGAATCAGAGTTGTTGTATGAAACGTTGGGACTGGGACTTATATACAAGGACATCATTTGTATCAAGAAGCTTTAAGTAGCTTCAGCAAAGTCTACGTTGTAGTAATGACTGAAAATAATGAGTACAGTGACGTTAGTCAGGGCTGTAACGTTAATGGTGATGCGTCATCACTGACATCCACTCTCACAAATGAGTCTATACATTCCCTCACCAAGGAGTTCAAGGTGCTCAACTGTCCCTGCTGCCATTGGCCTTTTGAATAACTCAAGGTGGTCTTTATATTGGAattactgtttattgtttttggttATTATGTGCATACTGCTGACTATACAACAAAGGGATAATAACCAcctgtatatttaaaaagtaaatgttcTGCTTATTTTTTCTTAAACATCATTTATGTCAACACATCTCTTAAACTAACAATAGATTGCTACCGTCAACAACTACGTATTGTCAGTGTCGACACTACTTGCGAGTGATGCTCTCGCATCTGTTGACTACCCACCTCCAACCGGCCCACATCCTCCCACGTCCTCTTCATCTTTGATCAGGATGATATCTGGGCTCTCCACATCTGCACACTAACAACAAGCAATATTTACACATGAGCAAAAGGAAAATAACTTAACAAAACTTTTAGTTACTGAAAGTACTTTGCTGTGTATTTCACCTCCACTTGAGTTTCAGAGGGGGACATCTTGTTCTCTGATTGTAAAGAGATAGAAGCAGCTTCCACAACAGTCTTTAGAGCCAGTGGGGGCTTAATGACAACTAGACGGGATAAAAGACCAAACATCAATCTCCTAAACATGCTGAACATATGAGAATTGGACTTGTACTTCTTGCTGTGAATTCAATAATTTACAGAGTAAGAGCGTTATAATTGGTCATATGGTGAAGCTATTGATAAGATCTTTCAATATGTTGAGCACTTCTCCATATGGTGGCTGTGGACCAAGTATTAATTCTATAGCACATATATTATTTGAGATATTGATGATTTAATGCCAACTAGCACTTATTGGCTCTTACtcatagcactttgtagtttaactttagtgaagaaattgtactttcttgattcttgttgttctgagtttggactcatggtttaatgcacttattgtaagtcgctttggataaaagcgtcagctaaatgacatgtaatgtaatgtaactacaATACATCACcgttcaaaataaaacatatcaaAAAGCAACAATTGTACAGCCTACAAAATATGATGAATAAGTTAAAAGTGGAAGCATGTTTATCAAAAATAGTGAAACATGTCCATCATAGTTTCTTCGAGTCCAAGGTGAAATTCATAGTCATAATAACAATTAACAtactttaacatgcactttaaaaCTCCTTTCACCAATAACACATTTTAGATATAGTCAATATAAGTCAATAGATTAACttgttatatattaatttagAGGTAGATATATTCATTACTTCACgaggaattaaataaatatttaatcgAAATCGTGCCTGGTCACAACTGAGTCAGTGATGTATCTAAATATACTATAATTAGCTTTAATGATGAACTCAACTTGAACTAACGTTAGTCATAAATCAAACATTCAAAGTTCAGGGACTATATTCCGGACGCGAGAGCGAACCaccatgtggatgtgtgtgtcacGTGACGAGGAACCGCCGTTCATTCATTTACCGTTTGTTGACATGTGCTTTTACTACGAGAGCCAATCGCGCAGCTGTTACAGCTCGCTTTTGATTAAGAACCAAATAAACTGGTTGAAACTTGTTctgaccaggaggaggagcgatACTTGTCACCGTCGACTATCAACTATTCTTTTAAAGTGAGAGTGCTCGTCACCTTGTGTTTTGGCCCGTGGTTTGGGGGCATTTCCTCTGAACGGGGAGAAGCGGCTCACCGGCCGGTTGGTCCTGGTCTGCAGCCTGAGGGAGAAGAGCTCGCTCCTTGTCaccttcatcctcatcctcaggGCTTCGTTTTCCTTCAGGCTCTGCGTGAGATGCAGGCGCAGAGACCCCGAGCCCTCCGAGAACAGCTGACTGATTTCCACCACCGCCGCTTTCACCAGCACGTCCATTATGGACAGGAGCTGGGCCTCCAGGTTCAGGCTGCCCGGCGGCATGTCTGTGGACATGTTTCACTTTGCTGCCGCGGAGAATTATgtcgggggaagaaaaaaaagaagctcgtCACAGTCGTTGGGTTAGCAAACAAAAGGGTCAACACAATGGCTTTTCCGGTAGCCTGACGCTGCTTACCGTAATCCCGATAAAGCAGGCGCAGTTTCAGTTCCTGTGTCTAATTCAAGTTTGCCTGGTTATTCTGTTTACGATTGgttatgtattaaatatataataaatcctCAACGGCTTACGTTGGGCACTGAAATCAACGAgcaatacatcaaatatatttatgGCACAATCAATGATATTCTGATGGTCCAATTGAGAGACGATGGCATGAAACTAGATGAAACAAG
This region includes:
- the LOC117737117 gene encoding zinc finger protein 480-like → MSTDMPPGSLNLEAQLLSIMDVLVKAAVVEISQLFSEGSGSLRLHLTQSLKENEALRMRMKVTRSELFSLRLQTRTNRPVSRFSPFRGNAPKPRAKTQVVIKPPLALKTVVEAASISLQSENKMSPSETQVECADVESPDIILIKDEEDVGGCGPVGGQDDFGNHSMKGGVSTGTRNESCLTSNNEELRIVSVHGRGEGPLLVESDSLFTVSELQAFTSLSPDHNVSHDSLLNFTTGANDRAPTRGVPENRNCQLERNPSAQMASTTMNPAMNTQMVGDDGQVGHPSHVSQFAQQQNIFPHGVSKSLDCSFCGERFLSREDLIVHRASHTGELPVLCTFCGKSFVNKTTLGIHMRIHTGEKPYACTQCGKRFTQNGSLKIHLRTHSGEKPYTCNQCVASFNNPSNLRRHMITHNTNGVL